A genomic segment from Propionibacteriaceae bacterium ZF39 encodes:
- the pheA gene encoding prephenate dehydratase: MTNAYGYLGPAGTFCHEALLTVPDLPGHLRPYPSVVAALDAVRKDQIDAALVPIENNIEGGVSATLDNLTYGETLMIRSEVLLPVEFNLYVRPGTALSDVTRIVTHPHAYAQCREWVQTNLPGATVSEGGSTAAGAAEIADPNSRYHATICSQAAGELHDLEAVATAIADNKQAVTRFILVTKPGPPPERTGADKTTLVVFLRDDEAGALLRMLEQFASRGVNLSRIESRPSRLVRGHYSFSIDAEGHINDHRVAGALKGLKRTSRDVIFLGSYPRANGFRPQVPEGQSDDSYHAAEAWLKDLRQR; encoded by the coding sequence ATGACCAACGCCTATGGCTACCTCGGCCCCGCCGGAACGTTCTGTCACGAGGCGTTGCTCACGGTTCCGGACCTCCCGGGCCACCTGCGGCCATACCCGTCGGTGGTGGCCGCGCTCGACGCTGTGCGCAAGGACCAGATCGACGCCGCGCTCGTGCCGATCGAGAACAACATCGAGGGCGGCGTATCCGCAACGCTCGACAACCTCACCTACGGCGAGACCCTGATGATCCGCTCCGAGGTGCTCCTCCCGGTGGAGTTCAACCTCTATGTGCGCCCCGGCACCGCGCTCTCCGACGTCACCCGGATCGTGACGCACCCGCATGCGTACGCCCAGTGCCGCGAGTGGGTGCAGACCAACCTCCCCGGCGCGACGGTGTCCGAGGGCGGCTCTACCGCCGCCGGTGCCGCCGAGATCGCCGATCCCAACTCCCGCTATCACGCCACGATCTGCTCCCAGGCCGCGGGCGAGCTCCACGACCTCGAGGCCGTCGCCACCGCGATCGCCGACAACAAGCAGGCGGTCACGCGCTTCATCCTGGTGACCAAGCCGGGCCCGCCGCCGGAGCGTACCGGCGCCGACAAGACCACCCTCGTCGTCTTCCTCCGCGATGACGAGGCCGGCGCGCTGCTGCGCATGCTCGAGCAGTTCGCCTCTCGCGGCGTCAACCTGTCGCGGATCGAGTCGCGGCCGTCGCGATTGGTACGCGGGCACTACAGCTTCTCGATCGACGCCGAGGGCCACATCAACGACCATCGCGTCGCAGGCGCGCTCAAGGGCCTCAAGCGCACGTCGCGCGATGTGATCTTCCTCGGCTCCTACCCCCGGGCCAACGGCTTCCGCCCGCAGGTGCCCGAGGGCCAGTCCGACGATTCCTACCACGCGGCCGAGGCCTGGCTGAAGGATCTGCGCCAGCGCTGA